The Vibrio cyclitrophicus sequence CGATGACAGCGCAACGTTACCTAAACAACGCAAACAGCGCGCAACAAACATCAATGGAGCGTTTAGCTTCAGGCTCTAAAATCAACAGCGCAAAAGATGACGCTGCGGGCCTACAAATCTCTAACCGTTTGAACGTTCAGAGCCGCGGCCTTGATGTTGCTGTTCGTAACGCGAACGATGGTATCTCTATTGCACAAACTGCTGAAGGTGCAATGAACGAGACAACAAACATCCTGCAACGTATGCGTGATTTGTCTCTACAATCTTCAAATGGCTCAAACTCAAAATCTGAGCGTGTAGCGATTCAAGAAGAAGTAACAGCACTAAACGACGAACTGAACCGTATTGCAGAAACGACGTCTTTTGGTGGCAACAAGCTACTTAACGGTACTCACGGTACTAAATCATTCCAAATCGGTGCGGATAACGGCGAAGCGGTAATGCTTCAGCTGAAAGACATGCGCTCTGATAACGCTCAGATGGGTGGTAAGAGCTACCAAACTGACAACGCAAAAGACAAAGACTGGAACGTTCAAGCGGGCTCTAACGACCTGAAAATGACGTTTACAGACAACTTTGGTCAAGCTCAAGAAGTCGATATCAGCGCAAAATCGGGTGACGATATCGAAGAGCTAGCAACGTACATCAATGGTCAACAAGACTCTGTAAAAGCGTCGGTAACTGAAGATGGCAAGCTACAAATGTTTGCAGGCAACAATAAGGTTGAAGGCAGTGTTGAATTCTCTGGTGCGCTTGCGGGTGAACTAGGTATGCAAGCTGGCAAAGAAGTGACGGTTGATACTATTGACGTAACGTCTGTAGGTGGCGCTCAAGAATCAGTTGCTGTTATCGATGCGGCACTTAAATACGTAGACAGCCACCGTGCTGAGCTAGGTGCTTTCCAAAACCGTTTCGACCACGCTATCAGCAACTTAGACAACATTAACGAGAACGTTAACGCATCTAAGAGCCGTATTAAAGATACCGATTTCGCGAAAGAAACGACTCAGATGACTAAGTCTCAGATCCTTTCTCAAGCTTCAAGCTCGATTCTTGCTCAAGCGAAGCAAGCGCCGAACTCGGCACTTAGCCTACTAGGTTAATCGATTAAAAAGCCACGTTGGTTATAAGCGCTGTTGATCATAAGCGTTAACGTTAGGCTTCCACAAATTAGCTCGTGGTGAGAGATGAGCGCTAAACAGACCCAGCTTCGGCTGGGTTTTTTATTGCCTGTTATTTGGGAAAAGTGCGCTGTCGGTGAACAGGAGTAAAAGCGAGATTCCCTATCACGTTCGTTCCTCACTGTAGGGAATGACGGGGATAGAGTGATGATGATTTCACAGCATTGCGAGATGAGCACTGTTGGCCGAGTGCATAATGTTTCAGTTTGAACAAAGGTATTTGTCGTCATTCCAGAACCGAGTAGAACGAGGTATCAGGAATCTGTTTTTTAATTGAAGCGTTGTTCAATATCTCACTTACCACAGTGACCAATGACGAGTGGTTCATAAATTAATGGGACATCTGCCGTCATCCCAGAATCGAGTAGAACGAGATATCAGGGATTTGCTTTGGTTTTTATGTGCAAATCGACACTTATAAATGAGCGAAGATACGAAACTTTAGCGAATGTCGCTCTATTAATTGAAGCCCGATCACACTTTTCTTTGTTGTTGAAAAGAATACGAAAAAAAACACATTTTTTATTAAAGCTTCTACTTAAGGGGCCGTTAAAGGGATTGAGAGAAATGATATGTACCAATGTAAGGTGAGAGAGACACTGGTGCATAAACAAAATTGACATGTATTTGTGTGAGGTGAGAGTCACATAAGTGCATTAAAAAATGCCTAAAGGAGATCAACTATGGCGATTAATGTAAACACAAATGTGTCTGCAATGACGGCTCAGCGCTACCTAAATAGCGCGGCTGAAGGTACTCAAAAATCAATGGAGCGTTTGTCTTCTGGCTATAAAATCAATAGCGCAAAAGATGATGCTGCAGGCCTACAAATCTCTAACCGCTTAACGTCGCAAAGCCGTGGCCTAGATATGGCTGTGAAAAACGCGAATGACGGTATCTCTATTGCACAGACAGCTGAAGGTGCAATGAATGAGTCAACCAACATTCTGCAACGTATGCGTGACCTTTCTCTTCAATCTTCAAATGGTTCAAACAGCAAATCTGAACGTGTTGCGATCCAAGAAGAAGTCTCTGCTCTAAATACAGAACTTAACCGAATTGCTGAAACGACCTCTTTTGGTGGTAACAAGCTTCTTAACGGTACTTACGGTAGTCAATCTTTCCAAATCGGCGCAGATTCTGGTGAAGCTGTAATGCTTTCTATGAACAACATGCGTACTGATACTAAAGACATGGGCGGTAAGAGTTACGGCGTAGAAGAAGGCAAAGATGCTTCTTGGCGTGTAGGTGCCGGTTCTGATCTAACGATTAAGTACAACGATAAGTTTGGTGAAGCTCAAGAGTTGTCTATTTCTGCAAAAGAAGGCAATGACATCGAAGAGCTAGCGACTTACATCAACGGTCAAAGCCAAGACGTAAAAGCGTCGGTAGGTGAAGGCGGCAAACTGCAACTTTTCGCTTCAAGCCAAAAAGTTGAAGGCGATGTTGAGTTCGGCGGCAGCCTTGCTGGTGAGCTTGGTATTGGTGCAGCTAAAGACGTGACTGTTAATGATATCGATGTAACTTCTGTTGCTGGTGCAAACGAAGCGGTATCTATCATCGATGGCGCACTAAAATCTGTTGATAGTAACCGTGCATCTCTTGGTGCTTTCCAAAACCGTTTTGACCACGCAATCAGTAACTTAGATAACATCAACGAAAACGTTAATGCGTCTAAGAGCCGTATCAAAGATACCGATTACGCGAAAGAAACAACGGCTATGACTAAGTCTCAAATCCTACAACAGGCGAGTACTTCTATCCTAGCTCAAGCAAAACAGTCACCATCAGCAGCTCTAAGCTTATTGGGCTAAACTTACCTCGGTAAGTAGCGGTAAACTCTACTCTGAGTAGAGTTTTACTGTTTGGCTCATAAAGGATGGAGGGAGAGTGTTATGGAAATATCATCCAACGCATCGAACATCCAGCCTTATGGCTCACCTAATGGCATTAAAATTGCAAGCGATGAAGGTAGTAGTGCGTCGAGTATTTCGCGACTAAAAGAAGCAACATCTTATGGCAAGGTAGATAAATCGAAAGAGGAAGCTACCGAAGCGGCGATTCAATTAGCTCAACATAGACAAGAGTTAAATGATGAAGAACGAGTCAAAATGGTGGAGAAGGTAAACGAGTTTATCTCCTCTCTCAATAAAGGTGTAGCTTTTAAGGTTGATGAAGAATCTGGGAGAGATGTGGTTACCATTTATGAGACCACAACCGGTGATATTATTCGCCAGATCCCTGATGAAGAAATGCTTGAAATTCTAAGACGCCTAGCAGCCCAAAACTCGAATAGTCGAATATTTGAGGTGAAGGTTTAAGTCGTATTATTGAGGTGGTTTAATGAGTTTTGGCCCAATGGGGATTTCGTCTGGCATGGATATCAATTCCATGGTCAGCAAAATTGTTGATTCGGAGCGTGTGCCTAAACAGCAACGAATCGACAATGAACGAACGCGAATCGATACCAGCATTAGTGCCTATGGAAGACTCAGAGAATCCCTTGATTCGATGAAAAACCTGATGACAAACTTTCGTCAGGAAAAAGCTTTTGCTGTGAGAACAGTTGAAAGTACCGATGACGGTCTTGTCTCTGCAACCGCGACTACCGAAGCGATCGCTGGCAAATATGCCATCGATGTGTTGCAGCTTGCCCAAAGCCATAAAGTGGCTTCTGATGTTCTATCAGAGGACATGAAATTTGGCCCAGGTAAGCTGCAGGTTTCGCTTGGTGATGACAGCTTTGACGTGCAAGTTGGCGACAGATCGAGACTTATCGAAGTTGTTCGTGGTATCAATGGTGCAGATAGCAACCCAGGCGTTCGTGCATCTATTATCAACGATGTCGAAGGTCCAAGACTTATAATTGCCTCGAACCAGTCTGGTTCCGATCAGCAGATCAGCATTAATGTTGAGTCAGACGCTGCCAATCCCCTGAAAAAACTCGAATACAAAACGCTTGAAGAACGTGTTAAAGCGCTAGAGAAAGCGCGCGTTGCTGCTCAAGATATTCTAGCTCTAACCCCTGCAGGAAAAGCCGCGGAACTCGTTGATGACGCGATCTCGAACGATGATCCAAATGCGAGTGAAACACTCGATGAAGATGGCAATGTCATCTCTAAATCTCAAACCGATTCTACTTCTGGTGTTGACGGAGACTCTAGAAGTCTCAGCTACGGCGAACAAGCCGCAGCCGACGGCCAAGCAGCTCTTGATGCAGCTAAAGCGGCAAAGTCGGTGATGCCTGAAGATAATATCCCCGGCTGGACTGAAACCGCGTCAGGAACTCTTTTAGATTCTTACAATACACCAGAACTTGAGCTTGATGAAAAAGCGATAGAGAAGGCACCCGATGTGCCGGGGTGGTCAAATGCTGCCTCAGGTACTCTGACCGATTCATACGTGACACCGAAAGAAGCCCAACAAAAGCTTGAGGCGGAGCAAGCGCGTATCGAAGAGAAAATTTCACAAGAAAAATCCGATCTTGCTGAAAAAGTTCAAAAAGGCGAACTCACTGCTGAGCAAGCCAAAACAATTGAACGTGCGAAATTAGAACCTGAAGAGCGTGAGCTTTTAGAGCAAGTCGATAAAGTGCAAGCTGATCTTGCTCAAGCTCAACAGTCTTTTGATACCTATAGCGGCATGACTGAAGTCCAAGCGGGACAAGATTCAATGGTCGTCTTGGATGGCGTAGCTCAATTGTCTAGTAACAACAATGTGATTGAAGATGCCGTAGAAGGTATCGACATTACGGTGAAAGGAAAAACGCCAAAAGATAAGCCACCGGCAGAGATTGGTGTGGAGTACGACCGTAATAGTGTGCGCCAAGACATTGAAGCTTTCGTTAACTCTTACAATCAATTTTACCAAGTCTCTAAGAGCTTGGCAGGTGTTGATCCAACGACCGGCCAAAAAGGGCCGCTTTCTGGTGACAGTACAGTGCGTAACGCCGACTCGCGATTGAAGGGGGTGTTCTCATCAAGTATCGAAGGTGCGCCTGACAACCTTAAGTCTTTGACTGAATTCGGTATCACCACCACAAGACAAGGCTCGCTAGAAATCAACTACGACATGCTTGATCGTCAACTCAACAATAACTTTGATAAGTTGGGCGAGTTCTTTGGTGGCAACAACGGCTTCGCCAAAAAAGTGGAAGATGCGATTCAAGGTATCACCGGTATTACGGGTTCAATCCGTACTAGAGAAAAGAGCTTGGTCGAGCAAAACTACCGTTTAGTTGATGACCAAAGCGCGCTTGACCGCCGCATGGACAGCCTAGAGAGCCGTACCCACTCTAAATTCACTGCCATGCAAGATGCGACCAGTAAGATGCAATCTCAGTTGGGCAGTATGATGAATGCGTTGGGCTAATAGATGAATAGCCAGCTACAAGAGCTTTGTGAACTCGATCAACTAATTATCTCTAAACTTGAATTTAGTGAAATTAATGCTGAAGAAATCACGCAGCTAGTCGATAACAGAGAACAGTTATTGCAAAACGTGCTTCAAATAATCGACTCACATCCCGACGTTAAGCAAAGTTCTGAATGGTTTGAAGCCATTACCAGAACCAGAAAATTAGTCGAATTGATGCAGTCTGAGACGAGTCGAGTAGGTAAGACCCTACACAAATACCGTCACGGCGCTAAATCAGTTCAACAATACAAAAAGTTTTTATAGAAGAGGTTTACTATGCGCGGTTCTTTACAGGCATATAAAAAGGTATCAGTGGATAGTCAGCTAACAGCTGCCTCACCGCATAAGATTGTACAAATGCTAATGGCCGGTGCTATCGAGCGTTTGATTCAAGGTAAAGCGGCAATGCAAGCGGGCAACATTCCAGTAAAAGGTGAGCGACTTGGTAAGGCTCTAGATATCATTATTAGTCTACGCAGTTGCCTATCTATGGACGATGGTGGCGATATTGCGAAAAACCTAGATCAACTTTATGAGTTCATGATCACGCAAATTTCTGCGGCAAATCACAAAAATGACCCACAGCCTATTGATGATGTTATCGATATTATTCGTGAAATTAAGAGCGCTTGGGACCAAATTCCGAACGAATATCACAACTTGACGTCAGCTGACGTAGGTATTTAAAGAAAAATTGCAGTTTTAACCAATCTCATATCCCTTAATTGGTTGGTTGCCTTATTTTTTTAATCAAATAAAATAGAAGCCATTAGATAGCCTAATGGCTTTTTTCGTTGCTGATTTCCTAAATTTGTCCACGTAAAACATAATCGTTGATACTTATCTCTGTTTTATAGATTGCGTCGCTCACCGTTTTTCCGCATCGCACCAAAATAAAGGCAATAATTCCTACTTATGCAAGGTTTGGCAAAACTGCTTGTCGTCGACGATAACGCTCAAGATCGTCACAATTTAAGCACAATATTAGAGTTTGTAGGAGAGAGCTGCGAAGTAATCAGCTCTGAACAAGCACGTAAAGTTGACTGGTCACTACAGTGGGCCGGTTGCATTATTGGTACCATTAAAGGTAAAGGCTTCAACGCATTACTGAATGAGAAGCTTGTTCACGCCAATCACATCCCTTTACTGGTGATTGGCAAAAACAATCACCCGGTTGACGAGTTAACTAACTATGTTGGTGAGCTTGAACTTCCTCTTAACTACCCGCAATTAAGTGATGCATTAAGACACTGTAAAGACTTCTTAGGCCGTAAAGGTGTTCAAGTTGTGTCTTCAGCACGTAAGAACACACTGTTTCGCAGCCTAGTCGGACAAAGTGCTGGCATTCAAGAAGTACGTCACTTAATTGAACAAGTCTCTTCTACAGAAGCTAACGTGCTGATTCTTGGTGAGTCAGGCACAGGTAAAGAAGTTGTAGCGCGTAACATTCACTATCACTCTAAACGTCGTTCAGGGCCTTTCGTGCCAGTGAACTGTGGCGCGATTCCACCTGATTTGCTTGAAAGTGAACTATTTGGTCATGAGAAGGGCGCATTTACTGGTGCGATTACCGCACGTAAAGGCCGCTTTGAATTGGCTGAAGGTGGCACACTGTTTCTTGATGAGATTGGCGATATGCCAATGGCGATGCAGGTTAAGCTGCTACGAGTACTGCAAGAGCGATGTTTTGAACGCGTGGGTGGCAATAGCACCATACAAGCTGACGTTCGAGTAATTGCGGCAACGCATCGCAACCTTGAAGATATGATCGACGATGATTCGTTCCGTGAAGACCTTTACTATCGCTTGAATGTATTCCCGATTGAAATGCCGGCGCTTCAAGACCGTAGAGAAGATATTCCACTGTTGCTTCAAGAACTGATGACTCGAATGGAAGCGGAAGGCAGCATGCCTATCTGTTTCACGGCTCGTGCTATCAACTCTTTGATGGAGCATTACTGGCCGGGTAACGTTCGTGAACTTGCGAACCTTGTTGAGCGAATGGTTATCTTGTATCCAAACAGCTTAGTAGATGTGAATCACCTACCAACTAAATATCGATACAGTGATATCCCTGAGTTCCAGCCAGAGTTCAATAGCTTTGGATCTGAAGAAGAGCAAGAGCGTGATGCACTTGCTGACTTATTCTCAGAAGATTTCAGCTTTGAGCAGCAAGATGATATTGCCGACAATGCTAACGCTCCTCAAGAGTTACCGCCAGAAGGGGTTAACTTGAAAGAGCTACTTGCGGATATGGAAGTGAATATGATCAACCAAGCCTTGGAAGCGCAGGGCGGCATTGTTGCTCGTGCTGCTGACATGCTTGGAATGCGTAGAACCACTCTGGTTGAAAAAATGCGTAAATATAACTTGCAGCGATAGTGTACAGTTTTAGATGAAAACGAAAAACTAACACACACTTTTAGCTATTGGGCAACTCTAGCTAAGTGAACAGATAAACCATAGTCGAGTTGTTGCTTGCTTAACTATGTGATAAATATAGCAAATAGCCTGACTCGTGTTGTACGTCTCAGGCTGTTTTAGTATTTGAGGCAAATTTTTGACATGCACGTATCTAACGAACCAGAAAATCAATCTCACCTAGATTCTGTTGAACAGCAGGTTGAGCGCTATAAGCAAGTGCTCGACGTGATGCCAGCAGGAGTCATCTTGTTAGATACACACGGCGAAGTGAGAGAAGCGAACCCTGAAGCGCACCGTATTCTTGGTGTTGAGTTAGTCGGCGAGAAGTGGTTTTCAGTGATTCAAAGTGCCTTCGACCCAAAAGACGATGATGGTCATGAGATCTCATTGAAGAACGGGCGAAAAGTGCGTTTGGCAATTTCAGCCTCTACCACGGGTCAGCTGATTTTGATTACCGATCTGACCGAGACCCGACTACTGCAGTCTCGCGTGAGTGATCTTCAGCGCTTGTCTTCATTAGGCAGAATGGTGGCCTCGCTTGCCCATCAGGTTCGTACGCCGCTTTCAAGTGCGATGCTGTATGCATCAAACCTTGCCGCGCCAAATCTGCCGCCGGCAACAAAGACACGTTTTCAATCTAAGCTTATGGATAGATTGCATGACTTAGAAAAGCAAGTGAACGACATGCTGCTGTTTGCCAAAGGTGGTGACAACAAAGTGGTTAAGCCATTTACTGTAGCTGAATTGATCACTGAATTTCACCCTATGGTGGAAGCGGCATTGAAAACCAACCAGATTGATTATTGCCAGGAAGTTGAGGGCGAAAAGACTCAAATGTTTGGCAACGCCAATGCTATCGCCTCAGCGTTAAGCAACCTAGTGTTGAACGCGGTTCAAATTGCGGGTAAGGAATCGCAGATCGATGTGTTTTTTAGGCCCGTAAACGGCGAGCTTAAAATATCAGTGCAAGACAGTGGCCCCGGAGTACCGAAAGAGCTTCAAGGTAAAATTATGGAACCCTTCTTTACCACTCGTTCGCAAGGTACTGGTCTAGGCTTAGCGGTTGTACAAATGGTATGTCGAGCACATGAAGGCCGACTGGAATTGATATCAGAAGAAGGGGACGGTGCATGCTTTACCATGTGCCTACCGCTGGAAAGAAGTACTTCTTCTGAAAACGAATAAGTTTTAACTGAATTTACACTGGAGAATCCTATGGCTCAAAGCAAAGTGTTAATCGTCGAAGATGATGAAGGTCTACGCGAAGCCCTTGTCGACACACTCGCGCTTGCTGGCTATGAATGGCTGGAAGCGGATTGTGCGGAAGATGCTCTGGTCAAATTGAAATCTAACTCCGTTGATATTGTCGTGTCTGACGTTCAAATGGCAGGCATGGGTGGTTTGGCACTGTTAAGAAACATCAAGCAGCATTGGCCAAACTTACCTGTATTGCTAATGACAGCGTACGCCAACATCGAAGATGCCGTTGCTGCAATGAAAGAGGGCGCTATCGACTATATGGCAAAGCCATTTGCGCCAGAAGTTCTGCTCAACATGGTCAGCCGCTATGCGCCTGTAAAAT is a genomic window containing:
- a CDS encoding sigma-54-dependent Fis family transcriptional regulator, with the protein product MQGLAKLLVVDDNAQDRHNLSTILEFVGESCEVISSEQARKVDWSLQWAGCIIGTIKGKGFNALLNEKLVHANHIPLLVIGKNNHPVDELTNYVGELELPLNYPQLSDALRHCKDFLGRKGVQVVSSARKNTLFRSLVGQSAGIQEVRHLIEQVSSTEANVLILGESGTGKEVVARNIHYHSKRRSGPFVPVNCGAIPPDLLESELFGHEKGAFTGAITARKGRFELAEGGTLFLDEIGDMPMAMQVKLLRVLQERCFERVGGNSTIQADVRVIAATHRNLEDMIDDDSFREDLYYRLNVFPIEMPALQDRREDIPLLLQELMTRMEAEGSMPICFTARAINSLMEHYWPGNVRELANLVERMVILYPNSLVDVNHLPTKYRYSDIPEFQPEFNSFGSEEEQERDALADLFSEDFSFEQQDDIADNANAPQELPPEGVNLKELLADMEVNMINQALEAQGGIVARAADMLGMRRTTLVEKMRKYNLQR
- the flaG gene encoding flagellar protein FlaG, translating into MEISSNASNIQPYGSPNGIKIASDEGSSASSISRLKEATSYGKVDKSKEEATEAAIQLAQHRQELNDEERVKMVEKVNEFISSLNKGVAFKVDEESGRDVVTIYETTTGDIIRQIPDEEMLEILRRLAAQNSNSRIFEVKV
- the fliS gene encoding flagellar export chaperone FliS; its protein translation is MRGSLQAYKKVSVDSQLTAASPHKIVQMLMAGAIERLIQGKAAMQAGNIPVKGERLGKALDIIISLRSCLSMDDGGDIAKNLDQLYEFMITQISAANHKNDPQPIDDVIDIIREIKSAWDQIPNEYHNLTSADVGI
- a CDS encoding flagellar protein FliT, producing MNSQLQELCELDQLIISKLEFSEINAEEITQLVDNREQLLQNVLQIIDSHPDVKQSSEWFEAITRTRKLVELMQSETSRVGKTLHKYRHGAKSVQQYKKFL
- a CDS encoding PAS domain-containing protein → MHVSNEPENQSHLDSVEQQVERYKQVLDVMPAGVILLDTHGEVREANPEAHRILGVELVGEKWFSVIQSAFDPKDDDGHEISLKNGRKVRLAISASTTGQLILITDLTETRLLQSRVSDLQRLSSLGRMVASLAHQVRTPLSSAMLYASNLAAPNLPPATKTRFQSKLMDRLHDLEKQVNDMLLFAKGGDNKVVKPFTVAELITEFHPMVEAALKTNQIDYCQEVEGEKTQMFGNANAIASALSNLVLNAVQIAGKESQIDVFFRPVNGELKISVQDSGPGVPKELQGKIMEPFFTTRSQGTGLGLAVVQMVCRAHEGRLELISEEGDGACFTMCLPLERSTSSENE
- the fliD gene encoding flagellar filament capping protein FliD: MSFGPMGISSGMDINSMVSKIVDSERVPKQQRIDNERTRIDTSISAYGRLRESLDSMKNLMTNFRQEKAFAVRTVESTDDGLVSATATTEAIAGKYAIDVLQLAQSHKVASDVLSEDMKFGPGKLQVSLGDDSFDVQVGDRSRLIEVVRGINGADSNPGVRASIINDVEGPRLIIASNQSGSDQQISINVESDAANPLKKLEYKTLEERVKALEKARVAAQDILALTPAGKAAELVDDAISNDDPNASETLDEDGNVISKSQTDSTSGVDGDSRSLSYGEQAAADGQAALDAAKAAKSVMPEDNIPGWTETASGTLLDSYNTPELELDEKAIEKAPDVPGWSNAASGTLTDSYVTPKEAQQKLEAEQARIEEKISQEKSDLAEKVQKGELTAEQAKTIERAKLEPEERELLEQVDKVQADLAQAQQSFDTYSGMTEVQAGQDSMVVLDGVAQLSSNNNVIEDAVEGIDITVKGKTPKDKPPAEIGVEYDRNSVRQDIEAFVNSYNQFYQVSKSLAGVDPTTGQKGPLSGDSTVRNADSRLKGVFSSSIEGAPDNLKSLTEFGITTTRQGSLEINYDMLDRQLNNNFDKLGEFFGGNNGFAKKVEDAIQGITGITGSIRTREKSLVEQNYRLVDDQSALDRRMDSLESRTHSKFTAMQDATSKMQSQLGSMMNALG
- a CDS encoding flagellin — its product is MAVNVNTNVSAMTAQRYLNNANSAQQTSMERLASGSKINSAKDDAAGLQISNRLNVQSRGLDVAVRNANDGISIAQTAEGAMNETTNILQRMRDLSLQSSNGSNSKSERVAIQEEVTALNDELNRIAETTSFGGNKLLNGTHGTKSFQIGADNGEAVMLQLKDMRSDNAQMGGKSYQTDNAKDKDWNVQAGSNDLKMTFTDNFGQAQEVDISAKSGDDIEELATYINGQQDSVKASVTEDGKLQMFAGNNKVEGSVEFSGALAGELGMQAGKEVTVDTIDVTSVGGAQESVAVIDAALKYVDSHRAELGAFQNRFDHAISNLDNINENVNASKSRIKDTDFAKETTQMTKSQILSQASSSILAQAKQAPNSALSLLG
- a CDS encoding flagellin, producing MAINVNTNVSAMTAQRYLNSAAEGTQKSMERLSSGYKINSAKDDAAGLQISNRLTSQSRGLDMAVKNANDGISIAQTAEGAMNESTNILQRMRDLSLQSSNGSNSKSERVAIQEEVSALNTELNRIAETTSFGGNKLLNGTYGSQSFQIGADSGEAVMLSMNNMRTDTKDMGGKSYGVEEGKDASWRVGAGSDLTIKYNDKFGEAQELSISAKEGNDIEELATYINGQSQDVKASVGEGGKLQLFASSQKVEGDVEFGGSLAGELGIGAAKDVTVNDIDVTSVAGANEAVSIIDGALKSVDSNRASLGAFQNRFDHAISNLDNINENVNASKSRIKDTDYAKETTAMTKSQILQQASTSILAQAKQSPSAALSLLG